A part of Paenibacillus sp. IHBB 10380 genomic DNA contains:
- a CDS encoding winged helix-turn-helix domain-containing protein, with protein sequence MIQLTNRQARQFLLLKHGLLDEYKFSGKQGVLDFARQVGCIQYDPIDVCGKNAELVLQSRIKGFTKGMLADLLYEDRSLVDYPDKNLAIIPVEDWPYFERYRQAARQHAERYPEMEALTAQVRAHIQNHGALSSDDLKLDGDFSWQSAIHWSSGNNSSRSVLEQMYSTGELIIHHKKGTRKYYDIAKKYIQPNLLSASEPLEDELEHHKWRVLRRIGSVGLLWNRASDAWLNIWGLKAAQRKEVFRQLLHEARIVAVAVEQMKDMLYCLAEDLPLIEAVLQNQEPKLRCELIAPLDNFIWDRKLINELFDFDYTWEIYTPAIKRKFGYYVLPLLYGESFIGRAEIIAERKTGTLVVKNIWYENGVKQTTQLRTALNSCFQKFAIFNGCETISAESMN encoded by the coding sequence ATGATCCAATTAACAAACCGCCAGGCACGGCAATTTCTGTTGTTGAAACACGGACTTTTGGACGAATATAAATTTAGCGGGAAGCAGGGCGTATTGGACTTTGCTCGGCAGGTTGGCTGTATTCAATACGACCCCATCGATGTTTGCGGAAAAAACGCCGAATTGGTGTTACAGTCGCGAATCAAAGGATTTACTAAGGGAATGCTCGCCGATTTGCTGTATGAGGATAGAAGCCTTGTCGATTATCCCGACAAGAACCTGGCCATTATCCCTGTCGAGGACTGGCCGTATTTTGAGCGATACAGGCAGGCCGCCCGACAACATGCCGAACGCTATCCCGAAATGGAAGCGTTGACAGCGCAAGTACGGGCTCATATCCAAAATCACGGTGCACTAAGTTCGGATGATTTAAAGTTGGATGGAGATTTCTCTTGGCAATCGGCAATCCACTGGAGCAGTGGAAACAATTCATCTCGATCAGTGCTGGAACAGATGTATTCGACGGGTGAGTTGATTATCCATCATAAAAAAGGAACACGTAAATATTACGATATAGCCAAGAAGTACATACAGCCAAATCTGCTGAGTGCATCAGAGCCGCTGGAAGATGAGCTTGAGCATCATAAGTGGCGGGTACTACGGCGAATCGGCTCGGTTGGTCTCTTATGGAATCGTGCGTCAGATGCATGGTTGAATATATGGGGGCTGAAAGCTGCACAGCGCAAAGAGGTTTTCCGCCAGCTATTACACGAAGCTCGCATTGTTGCTGTTGCCGTGGAGCAAATGAAGGATATGCTGTACTGCCTCGCGGAGGATTTACCGCTTATTGAAGCCGTTCTGCAAAATCAGGAGCCGAAATTGCGTTGCGAGCTTATTGCCCCGCTAGATAATTTCATATGGGACAGAAAACTTATCAACGAATTGTTTGACTTTGATTACACCTGGGAGATTTACACGCCTGCAATCAAACGAAAATTCGGCTATTATGTGCTGCCTCTATTATATGGAGAGAGCTTCATTGGACGAGCCGAGATTATCGCGGAGAGAAAAACTGGAACACTCGTTGTTAAAAACATCTGGTACGAGAACGGTGTGAAGCAAACAACACAATTGCGAACAGCTTTGAACAGTTGTTTCCAAAAGTTTGCGATATTCAACGGGTGTGAGACAATTTCGGCAGAGTCTATGAACTGA
- a CDS encoding DUF418 domain-containing protein, whose product MNVMKQDSPQKDRIVDLDVIRGFALIGIFLVNITMFFQEAGVSPTALPDNNWIQIFATGKFYAIFSLLFGAGSALFLTRAKAKNQPYSLYVRRMIVLLLIGLLHASVWGGDILQLYAIIGLVLLLLHKVPSKWLLTISFSLHVLGIIANILIYDYLYGGKENMPLFLNILQLITSLLSVLVYFIEGFSLMNMDILTRLKCRPKLHAALIAVLSSIAIVGVSIQFATSSAKLSFSLLAILQPFLTLTYMLILIAMLKNKTGSFLLKPFKSYGKMAMSNYLGQTVVGMFILPLFINTFQPAFLMIGICLLTWIVQIILSNVWLQYFYFGPIEWIWRCLTYLKMMPIRKTNRNN is encoded by the coding sequence ATGAACGTAATGAAACAAGATTCACCTCAAAAAGATCGAATCGTAGATTTAGATGTAATACGAGGATTTGCGTTAATTGGCATTTTCTTAGTGAATATCACAATGTTTTTTCAAGAAGCCGGCGTGTCTCCTACAGCATTACCTGACAACAATTGGATTCAAATATTTGCGACAGGTAAGTTTTACGCTATTTTTTCTTTATTATTTGGAGCAGGTTCAGCTCTTTTCTTAACCAGAGCAAAAGCGAAAAATCAACCTTATTCCTTATATGTACGTCGCATGATCGTACTGCTTTTAATTGGTCTATTGCACGCTAGTGTTTGGGGTGGGGATATACTGCAGTTATATGCAATTATCGGACTGGTGTTATTGCTTCTTCATAAAGTGCCTAGCAAGTGGTTGTTAACTATTTCTTTCAGTTTACATGTGCTGGGAATCATCGCTAATATACTGATTTATGATTATCTGTATGGCGGGAAAGAAAACATGCCTCTATTTCTCAATATTTTGCAACTGATTACTTCATTATTATCAGTGTTAGTCTATTTTATAGAGGGCTTTTCACTTATGAATATGGATATTCTCACAAGGTTGAAGTGCCGACCAAAACTTCATGCAGCACTCATTGCAGTGCTGAGTAGTATTGCTATCGTTGGAGTTAGCATACAATTTGCAACATCAAGCGCAAAGTTATCTTTCAGCCTACTGGCTATTTTACAGCCCTTTCTCACATTAACTTACATGTTAATACTAATTGCTATGTTAAAGAATAAGACAGGAAGCTTTTTACTAAAGCCATTTAAAAGCTACGGAAAAATGGCGATGAGTAATTATTTAGGACAAACTGTTGTAGGAATGTTTATCTTACCATTATTCATAAATACCTTTCAGCCCGCATTCCTTATGATTGGTATATGTCTCCTAACATGGATAGTCCAAATTATACTCAGCAATGTTTGGTTACAATATTTTTATTTTGGACCAATAGAGTGGATTTGGCGTTGCTTAACTTATCTTAAAATGATGCCAATTCGAAAAACTAATAGAAACAACTAA
- a CDS encoding response regulator transcription factor, with translation MKVLLVEDQPTIRETVADELQKWGFEVWSTTDFEHILNDFLAQTPQLVLLDINLPFFDGFYWCRKIREISKVPIIFLSSRDNPMDIVMAMNMGGDDFVQKPFYPDVLVAKIQALMRRTYSYTQTEANVIEHEEVVLNLQDGVVTYHNQILELTKNEFKILLLLMQNRGSIVSRDKIMRSLWENESFVDDNTLTVNVARVRKKLAELGKEEFIHTKKGLGYIIS, from the coding sequence ATGAAAGTTTTATTAGTCGAAGATCAACCAACAATCCGAGAAACAGTAGCTGACGAATTACAGAAGTGGGGATTTGAGGTGTGGTCAACGACAGACTTTGAGCATATTTTAAATGATTTTCTAGCGCAAACTCCACAACTTGTTTTACTTGATATTAATCTTCCTTTTTTTGATGGATTTTATTGGTGTAGAAAAATTCGAGAAATCTCTAAAGTACCAATTATTTTCTTATCTTCTCGTGACAATCCAATGGATATTGTAATGGCAATGAATATGGGAGGAGATGATTTTGTACAAAAACCCTTCTATCCTGATGTGTTAGTTGCTAAGATTCAGGCACTTATGCGACGAACATATTCGTATACACAAACGGAAGCAAATGTTATTGAACATGAAGAAGTTGTGTTAAATTTACAAGATGGTGTAGTCACGTACCATAATCAAATATTAGAACTAACAAAAAATGAATTTAAAATTCTACTGCTTTTAATGCAAAATAGAGGATCAATTGTAAGCCGTGACAAAATTATGCGCAGCCTTTGGGAAAATGAGAGTTTTGTTGATGATAATACATTAACAGTTAATGTTGCACGCGTACGTAAAAAGCTTGCCGAACTTGGGAAAGAAGAATTTATTCATACGAAGAAAGGACTAGGTTATATTATTTCATGA
- a CDS encoding FtsX-like permease family protein, giving the protein MTLFSITKKNMQSNFKSYVLYFASMIFSIVIYFTFESLHYNDYLVKQIGASKQISDVFTASSVILMIFVGIFIWYSNAFFTKKRKKEIALYSLLGVPKRKIGAMLFYENFVLGIIALVIGIGIGALLSKVFSMLLLRVMQLPTAISFSVSIEAVLHTILVFAVIILITSSHGYSIIYKFKLIELLQAEKQGEHIPRGSIFTALLGIILLTSSYWVALQPIFSSIWVSHKIRNMCIVLGGSIIGTYLIFRSFTVFLLIGLQKNKKYYYRGINVVGLSQLLSRIQTNAKILTAITLLSAVTLCGIGASYSIYYKNKTMIDKIEPFSFMYVTTGTQVDQQIEIAIKQSKHTIEDKITIPLVKIKADLHVSGMMPTDFTENRQYLNLLAESTFVTLSGITKKDVKVSLQGTEAIALDSNKSNTLKTEYMNGKVKLHLPNNNYTLQFVGKIQDNVINGSLHEFTIVVSDEFFSTVIKKQEPYTLQAYKVIDDKNTKELTKSLQSIVPNEANLITKYNAYRGGVEASGLVIFAGVFLGLVFLAATESMIYFKQLTEAIIDEDKYIILRILGVSKQAIFKSIVKQVTFIFIFPLCIGILHSVIALKALSNTLGMDIFVPVLTAIGAYTFIYFIYYLFTIKSYNNIVNK; this is encoded by the coding sequence ATGACACTATTTAGTATTACTAAGAAAAACATGCAAAGTAACTTTAAAAGTTATGTACTATACTTTGCTTCCATGATATTTAGTATTGTCATCTATTTTACATTTGAATCTTTGCACTATAACGACTACCTTGTAAAACAAATAGGTGCTTCTAAACAAATTTCAGATGTGTTCACAGCTTCATCTGTTATTCTCATGATTTTTGTAGGGATATTCATTTGGTATTCAAACGCATTTTTCACAAAAAAACGAAAAAAAGAGATTGCATTATATTCTTTACTTGGTGTTCCAAAACGAAAAATTGGCGCAATGTTATTTTATGAGAATTTTGTTCTGGGGATTATTGCACTTGTTATAGGAATAGGGATTGGAGCTTTATTGTCAAAAGTATTTTCGATGTTGCTTTTAAGAGTAATGCAACTGCCAACTGCGATTTCATTTTCTGTTTCTATAGAAGCAGTACTCCACACCATCCTTGTATTTGCGGTTATTATTTTGATAACCTCTTCTCATGGATACAGCATAATCTATAAATTTAAATTAATTGAATTACTTCAAGCAGAAAAACAAGGTGAGCATATCCCAAGAGGATCTATATTTACTGCTTTATTAGGAATTATTTTATTAACTTCTTCCTATTGGGTTGCACTTCAACCTATTTTTTCTTCTATATGGGTGAGTCATAAAATTCGTAATATGTGTATTGTTTTAGGTGGTTCCATTATCGGTACATATTTGATATTTCGTTCTTTCACCGTTTTCTTATTAATTGGCTTACAGAAGAATAAAAAGTACTATTATCGTGGAATTAATGTAGTAGGTTTATCTCAACTGTTATCACGTATTCAAACAAATGCGAAAATATTAACAGCCATTACGTTATTAAGCGCGGTCACATTGTGCGGTATTGGAGCGTCATATAGTATTTATTATAAAAATAAAACAATGATTGATAAAATAGAACCGTTTAGCTTTATGTATGTAACAACAGGAACGCAAGTGGATCAACAAATTGAAATTGCGATTAAACAGTCAAAACATACAATTGAAGATAAAATTACTATTCCCTTAGTGAAAATAAAAGCAGATTTACACGTAAGTGGTATGATGCCAACCGATTTTACGGAGAATCGACAATATTTGAACCTATTAGCAGAGAGTACCTTCGTTACACTATCCGGTATAACTAAGAAAGATGTAAAAGTCTCTCTTCAAGGTACTGAAGCAATTGCCCTTGATTCAAATAAGAGTAATACACTCAAAACAGAATACATGAATGGAAAAGTGAAACTCCACCTTCCAAACAACAATTACACATTGCAATTTGTTGGAAAAATACAGGATAACGTTATAAATGGTTCACTACATGAATTCACGATAGTCGTTTCAGACGAATTTTTTTCTACCGTAATAAAAAAGCAAGAACCCTATACACTACAAGCATATAAGGTTATAGATGACAAAAATACGAAGGAGTTAACAAAATCACTTCAAAGCATTGTACCAAACGAAGCTAACCTAATTACAAAATACAATGCTTATAGAGGAGGTGTGGAGGCATCAGGATTAGTAATCTTTGCAGGAGTATTTTTAGGACTTGTCTTTTTAGCTGCAACAGAAAGCATGATTTACTTTAAGCAATTAACAGAAGCAATAATAGATGAAGATAAATATATTATCTTACGTATATTAGGTGTAAGTAAGCAAGCTATTTTTAAATCGATTGTAAAACAAGTAACTTTTATTTTTATATTCCCACTTTGCATTGGGATTTTACATAGTGTTATTGCTTTAAAAGCACTATCTAACACATTAGGCATGGATATTTTTGTTCCTGTGTTAACTGCCATTGGCGCATACACATTTATCTATTTCATTTACTATTTATTCACCATAAAATCATATAACAACATCGTAAATAAATAA
- a CDS encoding DinB family protein — translation MYRQVDDFLKEWAVAVEGTLQVLQAVTDDKLGQSILEGHSTLGWLSWHLVETTGYFSHLAGLTVPMIGQDEPVPATAREIIAAYEKAAEAVKEEVAKLSDVDLLTETGIASVATKGALLRFLIDHQTHHRGQMMVLLRQAGLPVPPVMGPTKEMQ, via the coding sequence ATGTATCGACAAGTGGATGATTTTTTAAAGGAATGGGCAGTGGCTGTGGAAGGGACATTGCAAGTATTACAAGCCGTAACAGATGACAAATTAGGACAAAGTATTTTGGAAGGGCATAGTACACTTGGTTGGTTAAGCTGGCATTTAGTAGAAACAACAGGTTATTTTAGTCATTTAGCAGGTTTAACTGTACCAATGATTGGTCAAGATGAACCAGTTCCAGCGACAGCAAGAGAAATTATAGCAGCTTACGAAAAAGCAGCAGAGGCGGTCAAGGAAGAGGTAGCTAAGTTATCAGATGTGGACTTGCTAACAGAAACAGGCATTGCGAGTGTTGCAACAAAAGGTGCATTATTACGTTTCTTAATTGACCACCAAACACATCACCGCGGCCAAATGATGGTGCTATTACGTCAAGCAGGCTTACCAGTACCACCTGTGATGGGCCCAACAAAAGAAATGCAATAA
- a CDS encoding ABC transporter ATP-binding protein: protein MKPVLQAKHIKKVYGHRGSKFTALHDIDITIFEGEFVGIMGPSGSGKSTLLNILSTIDKPTAGEIIIDGANIRKMKEEQLTAFRRDTLGFIYQDNKLLDTLTVKENIFLPLALKNTPAQEIDQQVDEIAKIFGIQALLNQYPYQISGGQKQRTAASRAIIGKPKLIMADEPTGALDSKSAADLLNILQTLNEKNQSTIMMVTHDAFAASYCGRVLFIKDGEVFAELVKGEMSRKVFFQKLLYILSALGGGVNDTI, encoded by the coding sequence TTGAAACCAGTACTACAAGCAAAGCATATAAAAAAAGTATATGGTCATAGAGGTAGCAAATTTACTGCTCTTCATGATATTGATATCACAATTTTTGAAGGTGAATTTGTTGGCATTATGGGTCCATCTGGTTCTGGAAAATCCACATTATTAAATATATTATCCACAATTGATAAACCAACAGCAGGAGAAATTATCATTGATGGAGCAAACATTAGAAAAATGAAAGAAGAACAGCTTACTGCATTTCGTCGTGATACGTTAGGCTTTATTTATCAAGATAACAAGTTGCTTGATACATTAACTGTTAAAGAGAATATCTTCTTACCTCTTGCTTTAAAAAACACTCCTGCGCAAGAGATTGACCAGCAAGTAGATGAAATTGCAAAAATATTTGGCATTCAAGCGTTGTTAAATCAATATCCATATCAGATTTCCGGGGGGCAAAAGCAGCGTACAGCCGCATCCCGAGCAATTATCGGGAAACCAAAATTAATTATGGCTGATGAGCCTACAGGTGCGCTTGATTCTAAATCAGCAGCTGACTTGCTAAATATCTTACAAACGTTAAATGAAAAAAATCAGTCTACTATTATGATGGTTACTCATGATGCTTTTGCGGCAAGTTATTGTGGGCGTGTTCTCTTTATTAAAGATGGAGAAGTATTCGCAGAACTTGTAAAGGGTGAGATGTCACGGAAAGTTTTTTTTCAAAAACTACTATATATTCTTTCTGCCCTTGGAGGTGGCGTGAATGACACTATTTAG
- a CDS encoding sensor histidine kinase — protein MSIFRYIKERRNFLLLYFLIMFFISTMIYLSDEISGTKMNLLYINVVSAIFILIYLIIGYLYHIRFYQELNIALQLEHDTVIAIPNPHTYEQELYTEILKKLYLEQQEQMYILHEEKKEYHDFIMSWIHEVKTPIATSQLLMRSDKPADILIGKLEDELERIDHFVEQALYYSRLDSFSKDYFIQEISLETVTGASMRKYTRTFIAKRIQFERTNLHVLVESDAKWLSFIVDQLVANSLKYTDEHGQIKFIGEEDDNEKRLIILDNGVGIKAEDMGRVFERGFTGFNGRLHTKSTGLGLYLAKRLSHKLGHDISIESKENGYTKVTLHFPKTNQYHTIAKT, from the coding sequence ATGAGTATCTTTCGTTACATAAAAGAACGTCGTAATTTTTTACTCCTTTACTTCTTGATTATGTTCTTTATCTCTACAATGATCTATTTGAGTGATGAAATAAGCGGTACAAAGATGAATCTCTTGTACATCAATGTTGTTAGTGCCATTTTTATTCTCATTTATCTTATAATAGGCTATTTATATCATATAAGGTTTTATCAAGAGCTTAATATCGCTCTTCAGTTAGAGCATGATACTGTCATTGCAATACCGAATCCGCATACGTATGAACAAGAATTATATACAGAGATATTAAAGAAACTCTACTTAGAGCAACAAGAGCAAATGTACATTTTACATGAAGAAAAGAAAGAATATCATGACTTTATTATGTCATGGATTCATGAAGTTAAAACACCGATTGCAACTAGCCAATTATTAATGCGTAGTGATAAACCAGCTGACATTCTTATTGGTAAATTAGAAGATGAACTAGAGAGAATTGATCACTTTGTAGAGCAAGCATTATATTACTCACGTCTTGATTCTTTTTCAAAAGATTATTTCATTCAAGAAATTTCTTTAGAAACTGTTACTGGAGCTAGTATGAGAAAATACACCAGGACGTTTATTGCAAAGCGTATACAGTTTGAACGAACAAATTTACATGTTCTAGTGGAAAGCGATGCAAAGTGGCTTTCTTTTATCGTCGATCAACTCGTAGCAAATTCATTGAAATATACAGATGAACATGGGCAAATTAAGTTTATTGGAGAAGAAGATGACAACGAAAAGCGCCTAATTATTCTAGATAACGGCGTTGGTATTAAAGCTGAGGATATGGGTCGTGTATTTGAACGTGGATTCACAGGATTTAATGGTCGACTACATACCAAATCGACTGGATTAGGTTTATATTTAGCAAAACGTCTTTCTCATAAATTAGGACATGACATTTCTATTGAATCAAAAGAAAATGGATATACGAAAGTTACATTACATTTTCCAAAAACAAATCAATATCATACGATTGCTAAAACATAA
- a CDS encoding helix-turn-helix domain-containing protein, with translation MISVVSLGDRIRSIRKNKMLNQTEFSLMIGISQGTLSELERAGFCLEMKCLLILKHLKYSLVKVNPLY, from the coding sequence GTGATTTCAGTGGTTTCTCTTGGAGATAGGATAAGGTCAATACGTAAAAACAAAATGCTTAACCAAACTGAGTTTTCTTTAATGATTGGTATTTCCCAAGGAACATTAAGTGAGTTAGAGAGAGCTGGCTTCTGCTTGGAGATGAAGTGTCTACTGATATTAAAGCATTTAAAGTATTCGTTGGTGAAAGTAAATCCACTTTACTAG